From a region of the Eriocheir sinensis breed Jianghai 21 chromosome 25, ASM2467909v1, whole genome shotgun sequence genome:
- the LOC127003384 gene encoding SID1 transmembrane family member 1-like isoform X1, translating into MRLYTIVCLMVVPAVSPGVATQMDMVPQSLLHPLETSANPMSRPTGKLNPIMSASPSQDTPETHPLTRGKKKTHNGSEICNTTEPVSCATLTQAKFYMLNVSGSQPCRFSCYYDPSQMSPLRLEVHEHYQHPMKSPVYVSVQQDFYISSWTLPIIFPVMGEDQKFTSLETLLCPPEGDKNETVDFSLSTRGADNKGLQIALHNVSFILQKNVNVSFTVSPVSPWYKRYLWAASEESVLVTAESNKDSDSHICALLVLQNAKCPVHSEVSGLTDRGRYQTFTKRAGMVARKSDFPDGIHAIVISLPDDEACILNPSAASHNKTSNRKKTVVLEVFNHATIGTTWYIFFMTGIVLAVVTIAATVVICFLIKRTLSPHGPQTVDGRPLLEGSRENLIYRVEVGGGVAMGGRESTQTCNIPPGLGNNLPQNNLDHEGEHLGPGILGEGARGAERQGLLALEASDRGLGAGAHGGGRAIIVTQPAPQVLPPTTYSPQGEALILDNTFNPLFVWWWKSVAVHESKTAEAQVSEVGFQNSLVIMGVFAALPMSELLRSYLGVVLSQMVLHHGQEDLCFWNSRCLTTFAMLPDFTRVFSNLSYIQLGIAFVFIVRKHRNATYSILQGMTPENSVGVCRNYGLFTSLGYGLIMQGVMSALYHTCPNSVTIKFDLMFMYVMMVVSVVTIWGLRHGDVTHHVYPTVIAVGLALIMAEARLWFSYEWFWGIFSTIYAIILISNAMFMSVYGIWSFSLPKLWQAWSGWREVMRKLKNVLEEQDTTSRPMQVVRPMVGVGINIGLMLYGILDDPNFYYFILIVCLVNMGVYFANYVVAKRLGFKEKGTLLGWTCLTLSSVLWVIALAFFFQKRTDSEGSPAESRAKNSPCDFLSVYDEHDIWHITSSFALFFFFVALLTMDDDLFSTPAKDIKVA; encoded by the exons ATGAGACTTTATACCATAGTGTGCCTCATGGTGGTGCCGGCCGTGAGTCCTGGGGTGGCAACACAGATGGATATGGTGCCTCAGTCTTTGCTGCATCCCTTAGAGACCTCTGCTAACCCCATGTCAAGACCCACAGGCAAACTCAACCCTATAATGAGTGCCTCCCCCTCCCAGGACACACCTGAGACACATCCTTTAAccaggggaaagaaaaaaactcacaaTGGCTCTGAAATATGTAACACCACTGAGCCAGTATCTTGCGCCACGCTGACCCAAGCTAAATTCTATATGCTCAATGTCAGTGGCTCTCAACCATGCAGATTCAGTTGTTATTATGACCCATCTCAG ATGAGCCCTCTGAGACTGGAGGTTCATGAGCACTACCAGCACCCCATGAAGTCCCCTGTGTATGTCTCTGTCCAGCAAGACTTTTACATTAGTTCCTGGACACTGCCGATCATCTTTCCCGTCATGGGCGAAGA CCAGAAGTTTACCTCCCTGGAGACCCTCCTGTGTCCTCCTGAAGGTGATAAAAATGAAACGGTGGACTTTTCATTGTCTACAAGAGGCGCAGATAATAAGGGGTTGCAGATTGCCTTGCATAATGTGTCCTTCATCTTACA GAAAAACGTCAACGTCTCCTTCACGGTGAGCCCCGTGTCTCCGTGGTACAAGCGTTACCTGTGGGCTGCCTCGGAGGAGTCTGTCCTTGTCACCGCTGAGAGTAACAAAGATTCAGACTCACACATTTGTGCACTCCTGGTCCTTCAGAATGCCAAG TGTCCTGTGCATTCAGAGGTGTCCGGGCTTACTGACCGAGGCCGTTACCAGACCTTCACGAAGCGGGCTGGGATGGTGGCAAGAAAGTCCGACTTTCCCGACGGGATTCATGCCATTGTCATCTCCCTCCCAGATGATGAAGCCTGCATCCTCAACCCTTCAG CAGCAAGTCATAACAAGACGAGTAACAGGAAAAAGACTGTGGTGCTGGAGGTTTTCAATCACGCCACAATAGGAACAACTTGGTACATTTTCTTCATGACTGGCATTGTCCTTGCTGTGGTAACCATAGCAGCCACAGTAGTCATTTGTTTCCTAATCAAGAG GACGTTATCTCCGCATGGTCCTCAGACTGTGGACGGGAGGCCTCTGCTGGAGGGTTCCCGTGAGAACTTAATTTACCGAGTGGAGGTCGGGGGAGGTGTTGCCATGGGGGGCAGGGAG AGCACCCAAACATGCAACATACCTCCAGGACTTGGGAACAACTTGCCCCAGAACAACCTGGACCATGAGGGAGAACACTTGGGGCCTGGGATCCTTGGAGAGGGTGCAAGGGGTGCTGAGAGGCAAGGTCTGCTGGCACTGGAAGCTTCAGACCGAGGACTAG GTGCTGGTGCGCACGGTGGTGGCCGGGCCATCATTGTGACTCAGCCTGCACCACAAGTCTTACCGCCAACCACCTACTCACCCCAGGGAGAGGCGCTGATATTAGATAACACCTTTAACCCTCT GTTTGTGTGGTGGTGGAAGAGTGTGGCGGTACATGAGTCAAAGACGGCTGAAGCACAGGTGTCAGAGGTTGGCTTCCAGAACAGCTTGGTCATCATGGGTGTGTTTGCTGCCCTGCCCATGTCTGAGCTCCTGCGATCCTACCTGGGC gTGGTGCTTTCCCAGATGGTGCTGCATCATGGCCAGGAGGATCTGTGCTTCTGGAACTCGCGCTGCCTCACCACCTTCGCCATGTTGCCGGACTTCACCAGAGTGTTCAGCAACCTCAGCTACATCCAGCTCGGCATCGCTTTTGTGTTTATCGTCAGGAAGCACAGGAACGCTACTTATAGCATTCTGCAAGGAATGACCCCAGAAAAT AGTGTGGGCGTGTGTCGCAACTATGGGCTTTTCACCTCCTTAGGCTATGGCCTCATCATGCAGGGAGTGATGTCAGCCCTGTACCACACCTGCCCGAACAGCGTCACCATAAAGttcg ATCTGATGTTCATgtatgtgatgatggtggtgtcagtggtgaCCATCTGGGGCTTGCGCCACGGGGACGTCACTCACCACGTGTACCCAACCGTCATTGCCGTGGGGCTCGCGCTGATCATGGCCGAGGCGCGCTTGTGGTTCAGCTATGAATGGTTCTGGGGAATTTTCTCTACCATCTATGCTATTATCCTGATCTCCAATGCCATGTTCATGTCTGTTTATGGCATTTGGTCCTTCT CACTCCCCAAGCTGTGGCAGGCATGGAGTGGGTGGAGAGAAGTCATGAGGAAGCTGAAAAATGTTCTTGAGGAGCAGGACACAACCTCTCGGCCAATGCAGGTGGTGCGGCCCATGGTTGGAGTTGGCATTAATATTGGCCTTATGTTGTATGGCATCCTGGATGACCCCAATTTTTATTACTTCATCCTGATCGTCTGCCTTGTCAACATGGGCGTCTACTTTGCCAATTATGTGGTGGCAAAG AGGTTGGGATTCAAGGAGAAGGGAACACTTCTGGGGTGGACGTGTTTGACTCTGTCCAGTGTGCTGTGGGTCATCGCACTCGCATTCTTCTTCCAGAAACGAACTGACTCAGAG GGCTCCCCAGCAGAATCTAGAGCCAAGAACTCTCCGTGTGACTTCCTGTCTGTGTATGATGAACACGACATCTGGCACATCACCTCCTCAtttgcccttttcttcttctttgtc
- the LOC127003384 gene encoding SID1 transmembrane family member 1-like isoform X3, which produces MRLYTIVCLMVVPAVSPGVATQMDMVPQSLLHPLETSANPMSRPTGKLNPIMSASPSQDTPETHPLTRGKKKTHNGSEICNTTEPVSCATLTQAKFYMLNVSGSQPCRFSCYYDPSQMSPLRLEVHEHYQHPMKSPVYVSVQQDFYISSWTLPIIFPVMGEDQKFTSLETLLCPPEGDKNETVDFSLSTRGADNKGLQIALHNVSFILQKNVNVSFTVSPVSPWYKRYLWAASEESVLVTAESNKDSDSHICALLVLQNAKCPVHSEVSGLTDRGRYQTFTKRAGMVARKSDFPDGIHAIVISLPDDEACILNPSAASHNKTSNRKKTVVLEVFNHATIGTTWYIFFMTGIVLAVVTIAATVVICFLIKRTLSPHGPQTVDGRPLLEGSRENLIYRVEVGGGVAMGGRESTQTCNIPPGLGNNLPQNNLDHEGEHLGPGILGEGARGAERQGLLALEASDRGLGAGAHGGGRAIIVTQPAPQVLPPTTYSPQGEALILDNTFNPLFVWWWKSVAVHESKTAEAQVSEVGFQNSLVIMGVFAALPMSELLRSYLGMVLHHGQEDLCFWNSRCLTTFAMLPDFTRVFSNLSYIQLGIAFVFIVRKHRNATYSILQGMTPENSVGVCRNYGLFTSLGYGLIMQGVMSALYHTCPNSVTIKFDLMFMYVMMVVSVVTIWGLRHGDVTHHVYPTVIAVGLALIMAEARLWFSYEWFWGIFSTIYAIILISNAMFMSVYGIWSFSLPKLWQAWSGWREVMRKLKNVLEEQDTTSRPMQVVRPMVGVGINIGLMLYGILDDPNFYYFILIVCLVNMGVYFANYVVAKRLGFKEKGTLLGWTCLTLSSVLWVIALAFFFQKRTDSEGSPAESRAKNSPCDFLSVYDEHDIWHITSSFALFFFFVALLTMDDDLFSTPAKDIKVA; this is translated from the exons ATGAGACTTTATACCATAGTGTGCCTCATGGTGGTGCCGGCCGTGAGTCCTGGGGTGGCAACACAGATGGATATGGTGCCTCAGTCTTTGCTGCATCCCTTAGAGACCTCTGCTAACCCCATGTCAAGACCCACAGGCAAACTCAACCCTATAATGAGTGCCTCCCCCTCCCAGGACACACCTGAGACACATCCTTTAAccaggggaaagaaaaaaactcacaaTGGCTCTGAAATATGTAACACCACTGAGCCAGTATCTTGCGCCACGCTGACCCAAGCTAAATTCTATATGCTCAATGTCAGTGGCTCTCAACCATGCAGATTCAGTTGTTATTATGACCCATCTCAG ATGAGCCCTCTGAGACTGGAGGTTCATGAGCACTACCAGCACCCCATGAAGTCCCCTGTGTATGTCTCTGTCCAGCAAGACTTTTACATTAGTTCCTGGACACTGCCGATCATCTTTCCCGTCATGGGCGAAGA CCAGAAGTTTACCTCCCTGGAGACCCTCCTGTGTCCTCCTGAAGGTGATAAAAATGAAACGGTGGACTTTTCATTGTCTACAAGAGGCGCAGATAATAAGGGGTTGCAGATTGCCTTGCATAATGTGTCCTTCATCTTACA GAAAAACGTCAACGTCTCCTTCACGGTGAGCCCCGTGTCTCCGTGGTACAAGCGTTACCTGTGGGCTGCCTCGGAGGAGTCTGTCCTTGTCACCGCTGAGAGTAACAAAGATTCAGACTCACACATTTGTGCACTCCTGGTCCTTCAGAATGCCAAG TGTCCTGTGCATTCAGAGGTGTCCGGGCTTACTGACCGAGGCCGTTACCAGACCTTCACGAAGCGGGCTGGGATGGTGGCAAGAAAGTCCGACTTTCCCGACGGGATTCATGCCATTGTCATCTCCCTCCCAGATGATGAAGCCTGCATCCTCAACCCTTCAG CAGCAAGTCATAACAAGACGAGTAACAGGAAAAAGACTGTGGTGCTGGAGGTTTTCAATCACGCCACAATAGGAACAACTTGGTACATTTTCTTCATGACTGGCATTGTCCTTGCTGTGGTAACCATAGCAGCCACAGTAGTCATTTGTTTCCTAATCAAGAG GACGTTATCTCCGCATGGTCCTCAGACTGTGGACGGGAGGCCTCTGCTGGAGGGTTCCCGTGAGAACTTAATTTACCGAGTGGAGGTCGGGGGAGGTGTTGCCATGGGGGGCAGGGAG AGCACCCAAACATGCAACATACCTCCAGGACTTGGGAACAACTTGCCCCAGAACAACCTGGACCATGAGGGAGAACACTTGGGGCCTGGGATCCTTGGAGAGGGTGCAAGGGGTGCTGAGAGGCAAGGTCTGCTGGCACTGGAAGCTTCAGACCGAGGACTAG GTGCTGGTGCGCACGGTGGTGGCCGGGCCATCATTGTGACTCAGCCTGCACCACAAGTCTTACCGCCAACCACCTACTCACCCCAGGGAGAGGCGCTGATATTAGATAACACCTTTAACCCTCT GTTTGTGTGGTGGTGGAAGAGTGTGGCGGTACATGAGTCAAAGACGGCTGAAGCACAGGTGTCAGAGGTTGGCTTCCAGAACAGCTTGGTCATCATGGGTGTGTTTGCTGCCCTGCCCATGTCTGAGCTCCTGCGATCCTACCTGGGC ATGGTGCTGCATCATGGCCAGGAGGATCTGTGCTTCTGGAACTCGCGCTGCCTCACCACCTTCGCCATGTTGCCGGACTTCACCAGAGTGTTCAGCAACCTCAGCTACATCCAGCTCGGCATCGCTTTTGTGTTTATCGTCAGGAAGCACAGGAACGCTACTTATAGCATTCTGCAAGGAATGACCCCAGAAAAT AGTGTGGGCGTGTGTCGCAACTATGGGCTTTTCACCTCCTTAGGCTATGGCCTCATCATGCAGGGAGTGATGTCAGCCCTGTACCACACCTGCCCGAACAGCGTCACCATAAAGttcg ATCTGATGTTCATgtatgtgatgatggtggtgtcagtggtgaCCATCTGGGGCTTGCGCCACGGGGACGTCACTCACCACGTGTACCCAACCGTCATTGCCGTGGGGCTCGCGCTGATCATGGCCGAGGCGCGCTTGTGGTTCAGCTATGAATGGTTCTGGGGAATTTTCTCTACCATCTATGCTATTATCCTGATCTCCAATGCCATGTTCATGTCTGTTTATGGCATTTGGTCCTTCT CACTCCCCAAGCTGTGGCAGGCATGGAGTGGGTGGAGAGAAGTCATGAGGAAGCTGAAAAATGTTCTTGAGGAGCAGGACACAACCTCTCGGCCAATGCAGGTGGTGCGGCCCATGGTTGGAGTTGGCATTAATATTGGCCTTATGTTGTATGGCATCCTGGATGACCCCAATTTTTATTACTTCATCCTGATCGTCTGCCTTGTCAACATGGGCGTCTACTTTGCCAATTATGTGGTGGCAAAG AGGTTGGGATTCAAGGAGAAGGGAACACTTCTGGGGTGGACGTGTTTGACTCTGTCCAGTGTGCTGTGGGTCATCGCACTCGCATTCTTCTTCCAGAAACGAACTGACTCAGAG GGCTCCCCAGCAGAATCTAGAGCCAAGAACTCTCCGTGTGACTTCCTGTCTGTGTATGATGAACACGACATCTGGCACATCACCTCCTCAtttgcccttttcttcttctttgtc
- the LOC127003384 gene encoding SID1 transmembrane family member 1-like isoform X2: MRLYTIVCLMVVPAVSPGVATQMDMVPQSLLHPLETSANPMSRPTGKLNPIMSASPSQDTPETHPLTRGKKKTHNGSEICNTTEPVSCATLTQAKFYMLNVSGSQPCRFSCYYDPSQMSPLRLEVHEHYQHPMKSPVYVSVQQDFYISSWTLPIIFPVMGEDQKFTSLETLLCPPEGDKNETVDFSLSTRGADNKGLQIALHNVSFILQKNVNVSFTVSPVSPWYKRYLWAASEESVLVTAESNKDSDSHICALLVLQNAKCPVHSEVSGLTDRGRYQTFTKRAGMVARKSDFPDGIHAIVISLPDDEACILNPSASHNKTSNRKKTVVLEVFNHATIGTTWYIFFMTGIVLAVVTIAATVVICFLIKRTLSPHGPQTVDGRPLLEGSRENLIYRVEVGGGVAMGGRESTQTCNIPPGLGNNLPQNNLDHEGEHLGPGILGEGARGAERQGLLALEASDRGLGAGAHGGGRAIIVTQPAPQVLPPTTYSPQGEALILDNTFNPLFVWWWKSVAVHESKTAEAQVSEVGFQNSLVIMGVFAALPMSELLRSYLGVVLSQMVLHHGQEDLCFWNSRCLTTFAMLPDFTRVFSNLSYIQLGIAFVFIVRKHRNATYSILQGMTPENSVGVCRNYGLFTSLGYGLIMQGVMSALYHTCPNSVTIKFDLMFMYVMMVVSVVTIWGLRHGDVTHHVYPTVIAVGLALIMAEARLWFSYEWFWGIFSTIYAIILISNAMFMSVYGIWSFSLPKLWQAWSGWREVMRKLKNVLEEQDTTSRPMQVVRPMVGVGINIGLMLYGILDDPNFYYFILIVCLVNMGVYFANYVVAKRLGFKEKGTLLGWTCLTLSSVLWVIALAFFFQKRTDSEGSPAESRAKNSPCDFLSVYDEHDIWHITSSFALFFFFVALLTMDDDLFSTPAKDIKVA; the protein is encoded by the exons ATGAGACTTTATACCATAGTGTGCCTCATGGTGGTGCCGGCCGTGAGTCCTGGGGTGGCAACACAGATGGATATGGTGCCTCAGTCTTTGCTGCATCCCTTAGAGACCTCTGCTAACCCCATGTCAAGACCCACAGGCAAACTCAACCCTATAATGAGTGCCTCCCCCTCCCAGGACACACCTGAGACACATCCTTTAAccaggggaaagaaaaaaactcacaaTGGCTCTGAAATATGTAACACCACTGAGCCAGTATCTTGCGCCACGCTGACCCAAGCTAAATTCTATATGCTCAATGTCAGTGGCTCTCAACCATGCAGATTCAGTTGTTATTATGACCCATCTCAG ATGAGCCCTCTGAGACTGGAGGTTCATGAGCACTACCAGCACCCCATGAAGTCCCCTGTGTATGTCTCTGTCCAGCAAGACTTTTACATTAGTTCCTGGACACTGCCGATCATCTTTCCCGTCATGGGCGAAGA CCAGAAGTTTACCTCCCTGGAGACCCTCCTGTGTCCTCCTGAAGGTGATAAAAATGAAACGGTGGACTTTTCATTGTCTACAAGAGGCGCAGATAATAAGGGGTTGCAGATTGCCTTGCATAATGTGTCCTTCATCTTACA GAAAAACGTCAACGTCTCCTTCACGGTGAGCCCCGTGTCTCCGTGGTACAAGCGTTACCTGTGGGCTGCCTCGGAGGAGTCTGTCCTTGTCACCGCTGAGAGTAACAAAGATTCAGACTCACACATTTGTGCACTCCTGGTCCTTCAGAATGCCAAG TGTCCTGTGCATTCAGAGGTGTCCGGGCTTACTGACCGAGGCCGTTACCAGACCTTCACGAAGCGGGCTGGGATGGTGGCAAGAAAGTCCGACTTTCCCGACGGGATTCATGCCATTGTCATCTCCCTCCCAGATGATGAAGCCTGCATCCTCAACCCTTCAG CAAGTCATAACAAGACGAGTAACAGGAAAAAGACTGTGGTGCTGGAGGTTTTCAATCACGCCACAATAGGAACAACTTGGTACATTTTCTTCATGACTGGCATTGTCCTTGCTGTGGTAACCATAGCAGCCACAGTAGTCATTTGTTTCCTAATCAAGAG GACGTTATCTCCGCATGGTCCTCAGACTGTGGACGGGAGGCCTCTGCTGGAGGGTTCCCGTGAGAACTTAATTTACCGAGTGGAGGTCGGGGGAGGTGTTGCCATGGGGGGCAGGGAG AGCACCCAAACATGCAACATACCTCCAGGACTTGGGAACAACTTGCCCCAGAACAACCTGGACCATGAGGGAGAACACTTGGGGCCTGGGATCCTTGGAGAGGGTGCAAGGGGTGCTGAGAGGCAAGGTCTGCTGGCACTGGAAGCTTCAGACCGAGGACTAG GTGCTGGTGCGCACGGTGGTGGCCGGGCCATCATTGTGACTCAGCCTGCACCACAAGTCTTACCGCCAACCACCTACTCACCCCAGGGAGAGGCGCTGATATTAGATAACACCTTTAACCCTCT GTTTGTGTGGTGGTGGAAGAGTGTGGCGGTACATGAGTCAAAGACGGCTGAAGCACAGGTGTCAGAGGTTGGCTTCCAGAACAGCTTGGTCATCATGGGTGTGTTTGCTGCCCTGCCCATGTCTGAGCTCCTGCGATCCTACCTGGGC gTGGTGCTTTCCCAGATGGTGCTGCATCATGGCCAGGAGGATCTGTGCTTCTGGAACTCGCGCTGCCTCACCACCTTCGCCATGTTGCCGGACTTCACCAGAGTGTTCAGCAACCTCAGCTACATCCAGCTCGGCATCGCTTTTGTGTTTATCGTCAGGAAGCACAGGAACGCTACTTATAGCATTCTGCAAGGAATGACCCCAGAAAAT AGTGTGGGCGTGTGTCGCAACTATGGGCTTTTCACCTCCTTAGGCTATGGCCTCATCATGCAGGGAGTGATGTCAGCCCTGTACCACACCTGCCCGAACAGCGTCACCATAAAGttcg ATCTGATGTTCATgtatgtgatgatggtggtgtcagtggtgaCCATCTGGGGCTTGCGCCACGGGGACGTCACTCACCACGTGTACCCAACCGTCATTGCCGTGGGGCTCGCGCTGATCATGGCCGAGGCGCGCTTGTGGTTCAGCTATGAATGGTTCTGGGGAATTTTCTCTACCATCTATGCTATTATCCTGATCTCCAATGCCATGTTCATGTCTGTTTATGGCATTTGGTCCTTCT CACTCCCCAAGCTGTGGCAGGCATGGAGTGGGTGGAGAGAAGTCATGAGGAAGCTGAAAAATGTTCTTGAGGAGCAGGACACAACCTCTCGGCCAATGCAGGTGGTGCGGCCCATGGTTGGAGTTGGCATTAATATTGGCCTTATGTTGTATGGCATCCTGGATGACCCCAATTTTTATTACTTCATCCTGATCGTCTGCCTTGTCAACATGGGCGTCTACTTTGCCAATTATGTGGTGGCAAAG AGGTTGGGATTCAAGGAGAAGGGAACACTTCTGGGGTGGACGTGTTTGACTCTGTCCAGTGTGCTGTGGGTCATCGCACTCGCATTCTTCTTCCAGAAACGAACTGACTCAGAG GGCTCCCCAGCAGAATCTAGAGCCAAGAACTCTCCGTGTGACTTCCTGTCTGTGTATGATGAACACGACATCTGGCACATCACCTCCTCAtttgcccttttcttcttctttgtc
- the LOC127003384 gene encoding SID1 transmembrane family member 1-like isoform X4 yields the protein MRLYTIVCLMVVPAVSPGVATQMDMVPQSLLHPLETSANPMSRPTGKLNPIMSASPSQDTPETHPLTRGKKKTHNGSEICNTTEPVSCATLTQAKFYMLNVSGSQPCRFSCYYDPSQMSPLRLEVHEHYQHPMKSPVYVSVQQDFYISSWTLPIIFPVMGEDQKFTSLETLLCPPEGDKNETVDFSLSTRGADNKGLQIALHNVSFILQKNVNVSFTVSPVSPWYKRYLWAASEESVLVTAESNKDSDSHICALLVLQNAKCPVHSEVSGLTDRGRYQTFTKRAGMVARKSDFPDGIHAIVISLPDDEACILNPSASHNKTSNRKKTVVLEVFNHATIGTTWYIFFMTGIVLAVVTIAATVVICFLIKRTLSPHGPQTVDGRPLLEGSRENLIYRVEVGGGVAMGGRESTQTCNIPPGLGNNLPQNNLDHEGEHLGPGILGEGARGAERQGLLALEASDRGLGAGAHGGGRAIIVTQPAPQVLPPTTYSPQGEALILDNTFNPLFVWWWKSVAVHESKTAEAQVSEVGFQNSLVIMGVFAALPMSELLRSYLGMVLHHGQEDLCFWNSRCLTTFAMLPDFTRVFSNLSYIQLGIAFVFIVRKHRNATYSILQGMTPENSVGVCRNYGLFTSLGYGLIMQGVMSALYHTCPNSVTIKFDLMFMYVMMVVSVVTIWGLRHGDVTHHVYPTVIAVGLALIMAEARLWFSYEWFWGIFSTIYAIILISNAMFMSVYGIWSFSLPKLWQAWSGWREVMRKLKNVLEEQDTTSRPMQVVRPMVGVGINIGLMLYGILDDPNFYYFILIVCLVNMGVYFANYVVAKRLGFKEKGTLLGWTCLTLSSVLWVIALAFFFQKRTDSEGSPAESRAKNSPCDFLSVYDEHDIWHITSSFALFFFFVALLTMDDDLFSTPAKDIKVA from the exons ATGAGACTTTATACCATAGTGTGCCTCATGGTGGTGCCGGCCGTGAGTCCTGGGGTGGCAACACAGATGGATATGGTGCCTCAGTCTTTGCTGCATCCCTTAGAGACCTCTGCTAACCCCATGTCAAGACCCACAGGCAAACTCAACCCTATAATGAGTGCCTCCCCCTCCCAGGACACACCTGAGACACATCCTTTAAccaggggaaagaaaaaaactcacaaTGGCTCTGAAATATGTAACACCACTGAGCCAGTATCTTGCGCCACGCTGACCCAAGCTAAATTCTATATGCTCAATGTCAGTGGCTCTCAACCATGCAGATTCAGTTGTTATTATGACCCATCTCAG ATGAGCCCTCTGAGACTGGAGGTTCATGAGCACTACCAGCACCCCATGAAGTCCCCTGTGTATGTCTCTGTCCAGCAAGACTTTTACATTAGTTCCTGGACACTGCCGATCATCTTTCCCGTCATGGGCGAAGA CCAGAAGTTTACCTCCCTGGAGACCCTCCTGTGTCCTCCTGAAGGTGATAAAAATGAAACGGTGGACTTTTCATTGTCTACAAGAGGCGCAGATAATAAGGGGTTGCAGATTGCCTTGCATAATGTGTCCTTCATCTTACA GAAAAACGTCAACGTCTCCTTCACGGTGAGCCCCGTGTCTCCGTGGTACAAGCGTTACCTGTGGGCTGCCTCGGAGGAGTCTGTCCTTGTCACCGCTGAGAGTAACAAAGATTCAGACTCACACATTTGTGCACTCCTGGTCCTTCAGAATGCCAAG TGTCCTGTGCATTCAGAGGTGTCCGGGCTTACTGACCGAGGCCGTTACCAGACCTTCACGAAGCGGGCTGGGATGGTGGCAAGAAAGTCCGACTTTCCCGACGGGATTCATGCCATTGTCATCTCCCTCCCAGATGATGAAGCCTGCATCCTCAACCCTTCAG CAAGTCATAACAAGACGAGTAACAGGAAAAAGACTGTGGTGCTGGAGGTTTTCAATCACGCCACAATAGGAACAACTTGGTACATTTTCTTCATGACTGGCATTGTCCTTGCTGTGGTAACCATAGCAGCCACAGTAGTCATTTGTTTCCTAATCAAGAG GACGTTATCTCCGCATGGTCCTCAGACTGTGGACGGGAGGCCTCTGCTGGAGGGTTCCCGTGAGAACTTAATTTACCGAGTGGAGGTCGGGGGAGGTGTTGCCATGGGGGGCAGGGAG AGCACCCAAACATGCAACATACCTCCAGGACTTGGGAACAACTTGCCCCAGAACAACCTGGACCATGAGGGAGAACACTTGGGGCCTGGGATCCTTGGAGAGGGTGCAAGGGGTGCTGAGAGGCAAGGTCTGCTGGCACTGGAAGCTTCAGACCGAGGACTAG GTGCTGGTGCGCACGGTGGTGGCCGGGCCATCATTGTGACTCAGCCTGCACCACAAGTCTTACCGCCAACCACCTACTCACCCCAGGGAGAGGCGCTGATATTAGATAACACCTTTAACCCTCT GTTTGTGTGGTGGTGGAAGAGTGTGGCGGTACATGAGTCAAAGACGGCTGAAGCACAGGTGTCAGAGGTTGGCTTCCAGAACAGCTTGGTCATCATGGGTGTGTTTGCTGCCCTGCCCATGTCTGAGCTCCTGCGATCCTACCTGGGC ATGGTGCTGCATCATGGCCAGGAGGATCTGTGCTTCTGGAACTCGCGCTGCCTCACCACCTTCGCCATGTTGCCGGACTTCACCAGAGTGTTCAGCAACCTCAGCTACATCCAGCTCGGCATCGCTTTTGTGTTTATCGTCAGGAAGCACAGGAACGCTACTTATAGCATTCTGCAAGGAATGACCCCAGAAAAT AGTGTGGGCGTGTGTCGCAACTATGGGCTTTTCACCTCCTTAGGCTATGGCCTCATCATGCAGGGAGTGATGTCAGCCCTGTACCACACCTGCCCGAACAGCGTCACCATAAAGttcg ATCTGATGTTCATgtatgtgatgatggtggtgtcagtggtgaCCATCTGGGGCTTGCGCCACGGGGACGTCACTCACCACGTGTACCCAACCGTCATTGCCGTGGGGCTCGCGCTGATCATGGCCGAGGCGCGCTTGTGGTTCAGCTATGAATGGTTCTGGGGAATTTTCTCTACCATCTATGCTATTATCCTGATCTCCAATGCCATGTTCATGTCTGTTTATGGCATTTGGTCCTTCT CACTCCCCAAGCTGTGGCAGGCATGGAGTGGGTGGAGAGAAGTCATGAGGAAGCTGAAAAATGTTCTTGAGGAGCAGGACACAACCTCTCGGCCAATGCAGGTGGTGCGGCCCATGGTTGGAGTTGGCATTAATATTGGCCTTATGTTGTATGGCATCCTGGATGACCCCAATTTTTATTACTTCATCCTGATCGTCTGCCTTGTCAACATGGGCGTCTACTTTGCCAATTATGTGGTGGCAAAG AGGTTGGGATTCAAGGAGAAGGGAACACTTCTGGGGTGGACGTGTTTGACTCTGTCCAGTGTGCTGTGGGTCATCGCACTCGCATTCTTCTTCCAGAAACGAACTGACTCAGAG GGCTCCCCAGCAGAATCTAGAGCCAAGAACTCTCCGTGTGACTTCCTGTCTGTGTATGATGAACACGACATCTGGCACATCACCTCCTCAtttgcccttttcttcttctttgtc